One genomic window of Ornithodoros turicata isolate Travis unplaced genomic scaffold, ASM3712646v1 Chromosome23, whole genome shotgun sequence includes the following:
- the LOC135373313 gene encoding uncharacterized protein LOC135373313, protein MSSGKYAHRHPRRSLGCAFEERDLHILNDGSPTFVQSTLLSSCLDLTVASASIAWSSRWQVDADTMGSDHLPVLVNIQHSRTERRSARVARIPEKFTAVDAEYERLRALRHREERRARRTSLPEHTSEARRVQKAVHRHLVKLARTHWRNFATSLSPRTPLSRLWSVLKGLHVPVSQRQPFRSLSLASGRQELEIAEEYCDRLASAPTNSLALSMDIPIVLESSSEPLLDIPFSLAELESALENAPVHTSPIADRVSYKALRNLPLCPRQSLLSIFNASWVAGSVPTEWKCAMVIPILKPGKSPHNIDSFRPIALTSCIGKTFERMVHSRLASYVESTGFFPQVMAGFRQGTSAVDNVIAVTSSAQQARSEGLHTAAVFLDVMKAYDSVLHSTVVATLQEAGVEGRMLSWIQDFLSDRSLFMRTTEGDTQSFPVRRGVPQGSVLSPLPFNVVMASIPAHLRGNVSITIYADGICLWTSGTRCDGIQRRLQGAFDDVVQYLSDRGLSVSSSRTVAMAFTPRSFRQFPLRVAGLPVEFVPHPKYLGITIHWGLTWSKHIKALSSQLSVLVNVLRRISGTSWDPTCTDLKLVHTSLVTGTLRYSHPVLHAVSKANERELLIICLGVPKTTDTYQVLAEGKEPPAHILRDLETLRAYSRYLTRHPAHHLRDIDHDCSASAFGAAVRRLKVSVPSTASTSSYTPPIWSMVTPTVYIHIPGITSKNDHPPPVLWYLVLEHLDALHSQPLQIYTDGSVSAGVSTAALFLPSENIEQAFKLPHETSSTEAELVAIHEALKLVSAGPLGSWTVLTDSKSALEALSSPRSQDVSDIRSLILIVHNLLVTSGHSVWFQWVPSHIVLPGNTRADTAAKRAHGAAECNTVIALSPSVCRIHIRRHLPSDTRLFMENTVAANTFLHRIDPKMAFSVSLRLSRKEESALHRLRLNVARTPSLLFKIKQCPSSACPSCSTDADTHHLLLTCLRYTAPRTALTHRLSALGHRDLSLAALLGPVGQKQWAVTRALICFLGDSGLLDCL, encoded by the exons ATGTCGTCTGGGAAGTATGCGCACAGACACCCGCGGCGGTCGCTTGGCTGCGCGTTTGAGGAACGCGACCTTCATATCCTAAACGACGGCTCCCCAACGTTTGTGCAGTCGACTCTCCTTTCGTCCTGCTTGGACCTGACTGTGGCCtcggcctccattgcgtggagcTCCAGGTGGCAAGTCGATGCTGACACGATGGGCAGCGATCACCTGCCTGTCCTGGTCAACATTCAGCACTCTAGAACGGAGCGGCGCTCCGCACG CGTTGCGCGGATACCGGAAAAGTTCACTGCCGTCGATGCGGAGTACGAGAGGCTGCGCGCGCTCCGCCACCGCGAGGAACGACGCGCCCGTCGCACTAGTCTGCCCGAACACACGTCTGAGGCGCGACGTGTACAGAAGGCTGTCCATAGGCACCTGGTCAAACTGGCACGTACCCACTGGCGGAACTTTGCGACTTCACTGTCGCCGCGCACGCCGCTGTCTCGGCTGTGGTCGGTGCTCAAAGGGCTCCATGTGCCCGTCTCTCAGCGCCAGCCATTTCGATCGCTTTCGCTTGCCTCCGGGCGTCAGGAACTCGAAATAGCGGAGGAGTACTGCGACCGCCTCGCCTCAGCCCCCACCAACTCACTAGCCTTGTCCATGGACATCCCCATAGTTCTGGAGTCGTCGAGCGAACCTCTCCTAGACATTCCATTCTCCCTTGCTGAACTTGAATCTGCACTGGAGAATGCACCCGTGCATACCTCGCCAATCGCTGATCGTGTGTCTTACAAGGCGCTCAGAAATTTACCGCTTTGCCCGCGCCAGTCTCTTCTGAGCATTTTCAACGCGTCCTGGGTAGCCGGTTCCGTCCCGACAGAATGGAAGTGTGCGATGGTAATCCCCATCCTAAAGCCGGGCAAATCACCACACAACATCGATTCATTTAGGCCAATtgcccttaccagctgcatcggGAAGACTTTCGAGAGAATGGTCCATTCGCGCCTCGCCTCTTACGTTGAAAGTACTGGCTTCTTCCCGCAGGTGATGGCCGGATTCAGGCAAGGTACATCTGCCGTTGACAATGTCATCGCCGTCACCTCCTCCGCTCAGCAAGCCCGATCTGAAGGACTACATACCGCCGCTGTCTTCCTCGACGTGATGAAGGCTTACGACAGCGTACTCCACAGTACTGTTGTGGCGACACTCCAAGAGGCTGGCGTGGAGGGCCGGATGCTGTCGTGGATTCAGGACTTCCTATCGGACAGGTCTTTGTTTATGCGCACTACGGAAGGGGACACCCAATCCTTCCCTGTTCGCCGCGGCGTCCCGCAAGGTAGTGTGCTCAGCCCTCTTCCGTTCAACGTTGTCATGGCCTCCATACCAGCTCACCTCCGAGGCAACGTCAGTATCACCATCTACGCCGACGGCATATGCCTGTGGACCTCCGGCACGCGCTGTGACGGGATTCAGCGTCGCCTGCAAGGAGCCTTTGATGATGTTGTCCAGTATCTTTCCGACCGGGGACTGTCTGTTTCATCATCCAGGACGGTCGCCATGGCGTTTACGCCCCGATCATTCCGCCAGTTCCCGCTACGGGTTGCAGGTTTGCCggtggagttcgtgccacaccCCAAGTATTTGGGCATTACCATCCACTGGGGCCTCACCTGGTCCAAACATATCAAAGCTCTGTCCTCCCAGCTGTCTGTCCTCGTCAATGTGCTGCGGCGGATCTCTGGAACGTCATGGGACCCTACCTGCACCGACCTTAAGCTCGTCCACACCTCCCTGGTGACCGGAACCCTGAGGTACAGCCACCCAGTCCTCCACGCCGTAAGCAAAGCCAATGAACGCGAGCTCCTCATCATCTGCTTGGGTGTTCCCAAAACGACAGACACATACCAGGTCCTAGCAGAGGGCAAGGAGCCTCCAGCACACATTCTGCGCGACCTGGAAACCCTCCGCGCCTACTCACGATACCTTACTCGTCATCCCGCACACCACTTGCGGGACATCGACCATGACTGCTCTGCGTCGGCATTCGGTGCCGCTGTCCGGCGACTGAAGGTGTCGGTCCCATCAACTGCGTCTACTTCGTCTTACACCCCACCAATTTGGTCGATGGTCACACCCACCGTGTACATACATATCCCTGGCATCACGAGCAAAAACGACCATCCCCCGCCTGTCCTGTGGTACCTCGTGCTGGAGCACCTGGACGCCCTACACAGCCAGCCACTGCAAATATATACCGACGGCTCGGTCTCCGCGGGCGTCTCCACAGCAGCACTGTTCCTCCCTTCCGAAAACATCGAACAAGCCTTCAAGCTTCCTCACGAAACGTCGTCCACCGAAGCGGAGCTTGTAGCCATTCACGAAGCACTGAAGCTTGTATCCGCTGGTCCACTCGGAAGCTGGacagtcctcacagacagcaagtcgGCGCTGGAGGCACTCTCTTCACCTCGCTCGCAAGATGTTTCCGACATCCGCTCACTGATCCTGATTGTGCACAACCTCCTCGTCACATCCGGCCACTCCGTGTGGTTTCAGtgggtgccaagccacattGTCTTGCCGGGAAACACACGTGCCGACACAGCAGCGAAGCGCGCTCATGGCGCAGCTgagtgcaacactgtcatcgCGTTATCACCATCCGTCTGCCGCATACACATCCGCCGGCACCTTCCCTCCGACACCCGCCTTTTCATGGAAAACACTGTGGCAGCCAACACCTTCCTCCACCGCATTGACCCGAAGATGGCCTTCAGTGTGTCGCTACGGCTGTCTCGAAAGGAAGAGTCGGCTCTCCATCGTCTTCGCCTGAATGTTGCCCGTACTCCATCGCTCCTGTTCAAGATCAAGCAGTGTCCCTCTTCGGCGTGCCCCTCCTGCTCCACCGACGCCGACACCCACCATTTACTCTTGACCTGCCTAAGATATACCGCTCCTCGGACCGCACTCACGCACCGcctatctgccctggggcacaGAGACCTCTCTTTGGCCGCCCTACTGGGTCCCgtagggcagaagcaatgggctgttaccagagcgctaatatgcttcctgggtgactctgggctcctggactgcctctga